One Tessaracoccus lacteus DNA window includes the following coding sequences:
- the aroC gene encoding chorismate synthase: MLRYLTAGESHGQALIATIEGLPAHIEVGEKEIAENLRRRRLGAGRGARMKFEVDEITLLAGFRHGETLGSPVAIQVGNTEWPKWEQVMAPGAVDEETLANLARNAPLTRPRPGHADLAGMQKYDFDEARPILERASARETAARVALGTLAQAFLQQALGVTVLSHVVELGHVKATREDLPTIEDLPAIDADELRCFDKDASALMLEEVEACHRDGDTLGGVVEVLAWGLPPGLGSHSQGDRRLDAKLAGALMGIQAIKGVELGDGFELARTRGSLAHDEILPTEGGIRRASHRSGGTEGGMSTGEVLRVRAAMKPIATVPRALRTIDTATGEPAAAHHQRSDVCAVPAAGVVAEAMVALVLAEVVLEKFGGDSVAETRRNAEAYLADVAARGLEIA; this comes from the coding sequence ATGCTCCGTTACCTGACGGCCGGGGAGTCCCACGGCCAGGCCCTGATCGCGACCATCGAGGGCCTGCCGGCCCACATCGAGGTGGGCGAGAAAGAGATCGCCGAGAACCTGCGCCGACGCAGGCTGGGCGCGGGCCGCGGGGCGCGGATGAAGTTCGAGGTCGACGAGATCACGCTGCTTGCGGGCTTCCGACACGGCGAGACGCTCGGCTCGCCCGTCGCCATCCAGGTCGGCAACACCGAGTGGCCGAAGTGGGAGCAGGTGATGGCGCCGGGCGCCGTCGACGAGGAGACGCTGGCGAACCTGGCCCGCAACGCCCCGCTGACCAGACCCCGCCCCGGGCATGCCGACCTGGCCGGCATGCAGAAGTACGACTTCGACGAGGCCCGCCCCATCCTCGAGCGGGCGTCCGCCCGTGAGACCGCCGCGCGTGTCGCGCTCGGCACGCTGGCGCAGGCCTTCCTGCAGCAGGCGCTGGGCGTCACCGTGCTCAGCCACGTCGTCGAGCTCGGGCACGTCAAGGCGACCCGCGAGGACCTGCCGACCATCGAGGACCTGCCCGCGATCGACGCCGACGAGCTGCGGTGCTTCGACAAGGACGCCTCCGCGCTGATGCTGGAGGAGGTCGAGGCCTGCCACCGCGACGGCGACACGCTCGGCGGCGTCGTCGAGGTGCTGGCCTGGGGTCTTCCGCCGGGCCTCGGCTCGCACTCGCAGGGCGACCGCCGCCTCGACGCGAAGCTTGCCGGCGCGCTGATGGGCATCCAGGCCATCAAGGGCGTCGAGCTCGGCGACGGCTTTGAGCTCGCCCGCACCCGCGGCTCCCTCGCGCACGACGAGATCCTCCCGACCGAGGGCGGCATCCGCCGCGCCTCGCATCGCTCGGGCGGCACGGAGGGCGGCATGTCGACCGGCGAGGTGCTGCGCGTCCGTGCGGCGATGAAGCCGATCGCCACGGTCCCGCGGGCCCTGCGGACGATCGACACGGCGACCGGCGAGCCCGCCGCCGCCCACCACCAGCGCTCCGACGTGTGCGCCGTCCCCGCCGCCGGCGTGGTGGCCGAGGCCATGGTCGCGCTCGTGCTCGCCGAGGTGGTGCTCGAGAAGTTCGGGGGAGACTCCGTCGCCGAGACCCGCCGCAACGCCGAGGCCTACCTGGCCGACGTCGCGGCCCGTGGACTGGAGATCGCCTGA
- the efp gene encoding elongation factor P: MASTNDLKNGMVLDLDGQLWQVLWFQHHKPGKGNTVVRTKLKHVLTGKIIDKTFNSDTKVDTATVDRREMQYLYLDGEDYVFMDNTSYEQFTIPGETVGDAKDYMLENQNAIVATHEGNPLFIELPASVELEVTYTEPGLQGDRSTGGTKPATLETGKIIQVPLFITTGEKIKVDTRDASYQGRVSN; the protein is encoded by the coding sequence ATGGCATCCACCAATGATCTGAAGAACGGAATGGTTCTCGACCTCGACGGCCAGCTGTGGCAGGTTCTCTGGTTCCAGCACCACAAGCCCGGCAAGGGCAACACCGTCGTCCGCACGAAGCTCAAGCACGTGCTGACCGGCAAGATCATTGACAAGACGTTCAACTCCGACACCAAGGTCGACACCGCCACCGTCGACCGCCGCGAGATGCAGTACCTGTACCTCGACGGCGAGGACTACGTCTTCATGGACAACACCTCCTACGAGCAGTTCACCATCCCCGGCGAGACCGTTGGCGACGCCAAGGACTACATGCTCGAGAACCAGAACGCGATCGTCGCCACGCACGAGGGCAACCCGCTGTTCATCGAGCTCCCGGCCTCGGTCGAGCTCGAGGTCACGTACACCGAGCCCGGCCTGCAGGGCGACCGCTCCACCGGCGGCACCAAGCCCGCAACGCTGGAGACCGGCAAGATCATCCAGGTCCCGCTGTTCATCACGACGGGCGAGAAGATCAAGGTCGACACCCGCGACGCGTCCTACCAGGGCCGGGTCTCCAACTGA
- a CDS encoding shikimate dehydrogenase family protein, which translates to MPGQRGQGALLRHAGVVGNPAAHSLSPAIHRAGYAAVGLDWDYEAFTVAPADLEGFVRERCADPAWAGLSVTAPHKEAILAFGEPDEPTRLLGAGNTLVFDGGAARIYNTDVPGFVRAWRAHRLAAPSSVAIVGNGATARSIMLAVAGLGAHDVTLVVRDPARATTAAALGRDLGLAVGVQLLGDGIEQVDLVANTIPAAATAPHAEGLAAAAGAVFDVVYDPWPTPLGQAAQLRGIPGLNGLDLLAGQAVDQFFLLTGSEVSYELCRSAAGRELSRRAAL; encoded by the coding sequence GTGCCAGGCCAACGCGGACAAGGGGCTCTGCTGAGGCACGCGGGCGTCGTCGGAAACCCGGCGGCGCACTCCCTGTCCCCGGCGATCCACCGCGCAGGATACGCGGCGGTCGGCCTCGACTGGGACTACGAGGCGTTCACCGTGGCGCCCGCAGACCTGGAGGGCTTCGTGCGCGAGCGGTGCGCCGACCCGGCGTGGGCCGGGCTGAGCGTCACGGCCCCCCACAAGGAGGCCATCCTCGCCTTCGGCGAGCCCGACGAACCCACCCGGCTGCTGGGCGCCGGCAACACGCTCGTGTTCGACGGCGGCGCCGCCCGGATCTACAACACCGATGTCCCCGGGTTCGTGCGCGCCTGGCGGGCCCACAGGCTCGCCGCCCCCTCCAGCGTCGCGATCGTGGGCAACGGCGCCACCGCACGGTCGATCATGCTCGCCGTCGCCGGGCTCGGCGCGCACGACGTCACGCTCGTGGTCCGCGACCCGGCGCGGGCAACGACGGCGGCGGCGCTCGGCCGCGACCTGGGGCTCGCGGTCGGCGTCCAGCTGCTGGGGGACGGCATCGAGCAGGTCGACCTCGTCGCCAACACCATCCCGGCCGCCGCCACCGCCCCCCACGCCGAGGGGCTGGCCGCCGCGGCCGGCGCGGTCTTCGACGTGGTCTACGACCCGTGGCCAACCCCGCTGGGGCAGGCGGCTCAGCTGCGGGGGATCCCCGGGCTGAACGGGCTCGACCTGCTCGCCGGGCAGGCCGTCGACCAGTTCTTCCTGCTCACGGGGTCCGAAGTCAGCTACGAGCTGTGCCGCTCAGCTGCCGGTCGCGAACTCAGCCGCAGGGCGGCTCTCTGA
- the aroB gene encoding 3-dehydroquinate synthase, which translates to MSIHVASALGPYDVHIEPGAVRRLPDLLGDASRVAVIHPASLPSLAERVAGLIDREVTLIGVPDAEAAKTPAVLADCWDALADAGFTRNDLVVGVGGGATTDLAGFVAASWLRGVAYVSVPTTVLGMVDAAVGGKTGINLAAGKNLVGAFYEPRAVLCDLDFCRTLADVEVASGLAEVIKCGFIADPEILRLAQEDLADCRDVTGPRFADLVTRAVAVKARVVAADLREATSHGDRVGREALNYGHTLGHAVEKHARFTWRHGQAISVGMAWIARVSRDLLGLDPALVALHDDLLGGLGLPLSYPASYDELRPIMSLDKKARGTTLRLVGITAQGHPRIIDAPDEAVLRSAYEELVG; encoded by the coding sequence GTGAGCATCCACGTCGCCTCCGCGTTGGGTCCCTACGACGTGCACATCGAGCCGGGGGCGGTTCGGCGCCTGCCGGATCTGCTCGGGGACGCCTCACGCGTCGCCGTGATCCACCCGGCCTCGCTGCCGTCGCTAGCGGAGCGCGTCGCCGGGCTGATCGACCGCGAGGTGACCCTGATCGGCGTCCCGGACGCCGAAGCCGCGAAGACCCCCGCGGTGCTCGCCGACTGTTGGGACGCTCTGGCGGACGCCGGGTTCACCCGCAACGACCTTGTCGTCGGCGTCGGCGGGGGAGCGACCACCGACCTCGCGGGCTTCGTCGCGGCCAGCTGGCTGCGCGGAGTCGCCTACGTCAGCGTCCCGACGACCGTGCTCGGCATGGTCGACGCGGCGGTCGGAGGCAAGACCGGCATCAACCTGGCCGCGGGGAAGAACCTCGTCGGCGCCTTCTACGAGCCCCGCGCAGTGCTGTGCGACCTGGACTTCTGCAGGACCCTGGCCGACGTGGAAGTCGCCTCTGGGCTCGCGGAGGTCATCAAGTGCGGCTTCATCGCGGACCCCGAGATCCTGCGGCTGGCGCAGGAGGACCTCGCCGACTGCCGCGACGTCACCGGGCCGCGGTTCGCGGACCTCGTCACCCGCGCGGTCGCCGTCAAGGCCCGCGTGGTCGCTGCCGACCTCCGCGAGGCGACCTCGCACGGCGACCGCGTCGGACGCGAGGCGCTGAACTACGGGCACACGCTGGGACACGCCGTCGAGAAACACGCGCGCTTCACGTGGCGCCACGGGCAGGCGATCAGCGTCGGCATGGCGTGGATCGCGCGCGTCAGCAGGGACCTGCTCGGCCTCGACCCCGCGCTGGTGGCACTGCACGACGACCTGCTCGGCGGACTCGGGCTGCCGCTCAGCTACCCCGCCAGCTACGACGAACTGCGGCCGATCATGAGCCTCGACAAGAAGGCGCGCGGCACCACGCTGAGGCTGGTCGGCATCACCGCCCAGGGGCACCCGCGCATCATCGACGCGCCGGACGAGGCGGTTCTGCGTTCAGCGTACGAGGAGCTCGTCGGCTGA
- a CDS encoding IS110 family transposase yields the protein MMPTHPSTVVAGVDTHLATHHVAVLDHTTGALLGDLEIETSLTGYRQLLDFVTSFGTVALVGVEGTSSYGAGLSRFLTRAGIAVREVIRPKRAARRLHGKTDPLDAILAARTLLTGETLPLPKPGTGNVEAIRVLLTARESAVKARTQAIVQLKSLLVTAPDQVRDTYRRLTGKALHAKLAACRPHGPVDQSSTMTALRSLARRIRDLDDEINLLNPQLQTLVAQTAPGVLDLVGVGVISAAQLLVTVGDDPTRIHSKAAFAKLCGVAPIPASSGKTHRMRLNRGGDRRANRALHTIALARARIDPDTIAYLAKKQAEGKTRREATRCLKRYISHLIITAIWTPPVVPPINDLRPLRHAKGLTTTQAGHALGVWPARISGIERGTLRNDTLTTRYREWLTTA from the coding sequence ATGATGCCAACCCATCCATCCACAGTGGTAGCGGGAGTCGATACCCATCTCGCCACCCACCACGTCGCGGTCCTCGACCACACCACCGGGGCACTCCTCGGCGACCTGGAGATCGAGACCAGTCTCACCGGGTACCGCCAGCTGCTGGACTTCGTCACTTCGTTCGGGACGGTCGCACTGGTCGGGGTCGAGGGAACCTCGTCGTATGGGGCGGGCCTGTCCCGGTTCCTGACCCGGGCCGGGATCGCAGTGCGTGAGGTGATCCGCCCGAAACGCGCCGCCCGCAGACTCCATGGCAAGACCGACCCGTTGGACGCGATCCTGGCCGCCCGCACCCTCCTGACCGGCGAGACCCTCCCCCTGCCGAAACCCGGCACCGGCAATGTTGAAGCGATCCGGGTCCTCCTGACGGCGCGGGAGTCCGCGGTCAAGGCCCGCACCCAGGCCATCGTCCAACTCAAAAGCCTGCTCGTGACCGCCCCGGACCAGGTCCGCGACACCTACCGCCGACTCACTGGGAAGGCCCTCCACGCGAAGCTGGCCGCCTGCCGACCCCACGGCCCCGTCGACCAGTCCTCCACCATGACCGCGCTGCGGTCCCTGGCGCGACGGATCCGTGACCTCGACGACGAGATCAACCTCCTCAACCCCCAGCTGCAGACCCTGGTCGCCCAGACAGCACCCGGCGTCCTCGATCTCGTCGGGGTCGGGGTGATCTCCGCCGCCCAACTGCTGGTCACCGTCGGCGACGACCCGACCCGGATCCACTCGAAGGCAGCGTTCGCGAAACTCTGCGGCGTCGCCCCGATCCCCGCCTCCTCCGGCAAAACCCACCGGATGCGCCTCAACCGCGGCGGAGACCGACGCGCGAACCGGGCCCTACACACCATCGCCCTGGCCAGAGCCCGCATCGATCCTGACACGATCGCCTACCTCGCGAAGAAACAAGCAGAAGGCAAAACCCGCCGCGAAGCGACCCGCTGCCTCAAGCGCTACATCTCCCACCTGATCATCACCGCGATCTGGACCCCACCCGTGGTCCCACCCATCAACGACCTCAGACCCCTCCGCCACGCCAAAGGCCTCACCACCACCCAAGCCGGCCACGCACTCGGCGTCTGGCCAGCCCGCATCTCCGGCATCGAACGCGGAACACTGCGCAACGACACCCTCACCACCCGCTACAGAGAATGGCTCACAACCGCTTGA
- the mltG gene encoding endolytic transglycosylase MltG has product MSPAFRNDDKSLNWRTVGYWARSVFAVLLSLTVLVGGGWFVYSKAHDAYIAWRTTDDYIGEGTDPVEVLIPKGASITQIGDILTEDGVVRSTKAFRQAAQDSGQADKLQAGRYELKKELPAETAFAMLLDSDNLVRLKVTFPEGTTDAEQFEIISSKLDVDLETVQKAAKQTDKLASLPEFADGDLEGYLFPSTYEVAEPVKPLSIFASQITQFNKIAEKLSLEGRAEDLGYSPDEVVTVASIIASEVSNVEDQANVAAVIYNRLDADMPLQMDSTVHYAVGKSGTVTTTAEDRKSDSPYNTYVHKGLPPGPISNPGETALEAALHPADVDYKYFVTVNLETGETKFADTLDEHNANVAEFQQWCQANADKGLC; this is encoded by the coding sequence GTGAGCCCAGCATTCCGGAACGACGACAAGAGCCTGAACTGGCGAACCGTCGGCTACTGGGCGCGCAGCGTGTTCGCGGTCCTTCTGTCGCTGACGGTGCTCGTCGGCGGCGGCTGGTTCGTCTACTCGAAGGCGCACGACGCGTACATCGCCTGGCGAACCACGGACGACTACATCGGCGAGGGCACCGACCCCGTCGAGGTGCTGATCCCCAAGGGTGCCTCCATCACTCAGATCGGTGACATCCTGACCGAGGACGGCGTCGTCCGCTCCACCAAGGCCTTCCGCCAGGCGGCGCAGGACTCCGGCCAGGCCGACAAGCTGCAGGCGGGTCGCTACGAGCTGAAGAAGGAGCTCCCGGCGGAGACCGCGTTCGCGATGCTGCTCGACTCGGACAACCTGGTCCGGCTGAAGGTGACCTTCCCCGAGGGGACGACCGACGCGGAGCAGTTTGAGATCATCTCCTCGAAGCTTGACGTCGACCTCGAGACTGTCCAGAAGGCCGCGAAGCAGACCGACAAACTCGCGTCGCTGCCGGAGTTCGCCGACGGTGACCTGGAGGGCTACCTCTTCCCGTCGACCTACGAGGTGGCCGAGCCCGTCAAGCCGCTGTCGATCTTCGCGTCGCAGATCACCCAGTTCAACAAGATCGCCGAGAAGCTGTCGCTGGAGGGCCGCGCGGAGGATCTCGGCTACAGCCCCGACGAGGTCGTCACCGTCGCGTCCATCATCGCCAGCGAGGTCAGTAACGTCGAGGACCAGGCGAACGTCGCCGCCGTCATCTACAACCGCCTCGACGCCGACATGCCGCTGCAGATGGACTCGACCGTGCACTACGCGGTCGGCAAGTCGGGCACGGTCACCACCACCGCGGAGGACCGGAAGTCGGACTCGCCGTACAACACCTACGTGCACAAGGGGTTGCCGCCCGGTCCGATCAGCAACCCGGGCGAAACCGCGCTCGAGGCCGCCCTGCATCCGGCCGACGTCGACTACAAGTACTTCGTGACCGTCAACCTCGAGACGGGCGAGACGAAGTTCGCCGACACGCTCGACGAGCACAACGCCAATGTGGCCGAGTTCCAGCAGTGGTGCCAGGCCAACGCGGACAAGGGGCTCTGCTGA
- the ruvX gene encoding Holliday junction resolvase RuvX, which translates to MADRARLGIDWGKARIGVAASGAGTDFAYPVTTVPAGADEQRRLLEIVAEYEPGVIYVGLPLTLSGEYGFAAQFVLEKAASLATAVADVEVRLVDERMSTVTASRSMGSAGRKAKQQRSVIDQAAAVDILQRALDAEGRTGAPVGRPAPREET; encoded by the coding sequence GTGGCTGACCGCGCTCGGCTCGGCATCGACTGGGGCAAGGCACGTATCGGCGTCGCCGCCTCCGGGGCCGGCACGGACTTCGCGTACCCGGTGACGACCGTGCCGGCCGGCGCCGACGAGCAGCGTCGGCTTCTGGAGATCGTCGCCGAGTACGAGCCGGGAGTGATCTACGTCGGCCTGCCGCTCACGCTGTCGGGGGAGTACGGTTTCGCCGCGCAGTTCGTGCTGGAGAAGGCCGCTTCGCTCGCCACCGCCGTGGCGGATGTGGAGGTCCGGCTCGTGGATGAGAGAATGAGCACTGTCACGGCGTCGCGCAGCATGGGGAGCGCGGGTCGTAAGGCGAAGCAGCAGCGCAGTGTCATCGATCAGGCGGCCGCTGTCGACATTCTGCAACGAGCGCTGGACGCCGAGGGGCGGACCGGGGCGCCTGTCGGGAGACCCGCACCGAGGGAGGAAACGTGA
- a CDS encoding maleylpyruvate isomerase family mycothiol-dependent enzyme: protein MSFDPVQVMRRETARFAEALQNVDGATPVPTCPGWDADELLWHLTEVHLFWSAVIASGATTDEQIEDIEKAKPLRPTGRAEALDLLQRATDELGTVLSSGDDRDSAWSWFEADQTIGFTRRMQTHEATIHRVDAELTAGLPVSDIPIEVAVAGIDHVLDVMWNWVPGDVEQHPLGVIELRPRGGGSRLVELYRWSGRLWGRDFADQVAGRRADDGAEPRAVISGEAADLDRLVWSRPAISSREGDLALLAAFDELIAFGIQ, encoded by the coding sequence ATGAGTTTCGATCCGGTCCAAGTGATGCGGCGTGAGACGGCGAGGTTCGCCGAGGCGCTCCAGAACGTCGACGGGGCCACGCCGGTGCCGACCTGCCCGGGCTGGGACGCCGACGAGCTCCTGTGGCACCTGACCGAGGTGCACCTGTTCTGGAGCGCCGTCATCGCGTCGGGCGCCACCACGGACGAGCAGATCGAGGACATCGAGAAGGCCAAGCCGCTGCGCCCCACCGGGCGCGCCGAGGCACTCGACCTGCTGCAGCGGGCCACGGACGAGCTCGGCACGGTGCTCAGCAGCGGCGACGACCGCGATAGCGCCTGGAGCTGGTTCGAGGCGGACCAGACCATCGGGTTCACCCGTCGGATGCAGACGCACGAGGCCACCATCCACCGGGTGGACGCCGAGCTGACCGCGGGTCTGCCCGTCTCGGACATCCCCATCGAGGTCGCCGTCGCGGGCATCGACCACGTGCTGGACGTGATGTGGAACTGGGTCCCCGGCGACGTTGAACAGCATCCGCTCGGGGTCATCGAACTGCGCCCGCGCGGAGGCGGGTCCCGGCTGGTCGAGCTCTACCGCTGGAGCGGCCGACTCTGGGGCAGGGACTTCGCCGACCAGGTCGCAGGCCGCCGGGCGGACGACGGTGCGGAGCCGCGCGCCGTGATCTCGGGGGAGGCAGCGGACCTGGACCGGCTCGTCTGGAGCCGGCCGGCCATCTCCTCGCGCGAGGGTGACCTCGCCCTGCTGGCCGCCTTCGACGAACTGATCGCGTTCGGCATCCAGTGA
- the carA gene encoding glutamine-hydrolyzing carbamoyl-phosphate synthase small subunit, whose amino-acid sequence MTPIPALLVLEDGRVFRGHSFGAAGETFGELVFSTGMSGYQETLTDPSYHRQVVLATAPHIGNTGWNDEDDESARIWVAGYIVRDPAPRPSNWRSRRSLDAELDRQGVVGISGVDTRALTRHVRDGGALRVGISTTTTDPTALLDKVLAQPQMAGADLVGDVTTAEPYVVPAVGEKRFTVAAVDLGIKSMTPAQLAARGIEVHVLPASTTIEEIRAIAPDGVFFSNGPGDPATADGPVTLLREVLQADIPYFGICFGNQLFGRALGFGTYKLKFGHRGINQPVMDRTTGKVEVTAHNHGFAVDAPTDRATTTEFGEAAVSHMCLNDDVVEGLELHRDGRLVGFSVQYHPEAAAGPHDANYLFDRFVDVMSAGKDA is encoded by the coding sequence ATGACTCCCATTCCTGCACTGTTGGTTCTGGAGGATGGGCGCGTGTTTCGTGGCCACTCCTTCGGCGCCGCCGGCGAGACGTTCGGCGAGCTGGTCTTCTCCACCGGCATGTCCGGTTACCAGGAGACCCTCACCGACCCCAGCTACCACCGGCAGGTCGTGCTCGCCACGGCCCCGCACATCGGCAACACGGGCTGGAACGACGAGGACGACGAGTCAGCCCGCATCTGGGTCGCGGGCTACATCGTCCGGGATCCAGCCCCTCGCCCCTCGAACTGGCGCTCGCGTCGCAGCCTCGACGCGGAACTCGACCGCCAGGGGGTCGTCGGCATCAGCGGCGTCGACACCCGCGCGCTGACCCGCCACGTCCGCGACGGGGGAGCGCTGCGCGTCGGCATCTCCACCACCACGACCGACCCGACGGCACTGCTCGACAAGGTCCTCGCCCAGCCGCAGATGGCCGGGGCCGACCTCGTCGGCGACGTGACCACCGCCGAGCCCTACGTCGTGCCGGCCGTGGGCGAGAAGAGGTTCACGGTCGCCGCGGTCGACCTCGGCATCAAATCCATGACGCCCGCCCAGCTCGCGGCCCGCGGCATCGAGGTCCATGTGCTGCCCGCCTCGACCACGATCGAGGAGATCCGCGCGATCGCACCGGACGGCGTCTTCTTCTCCAACGGCCCCGGCGACCCCGCCACCGCCGACGGCCCCGTCACGCTGCTGCGCGAGGTCCTGCAAGCCGACATCCCCTACTTCGGCATCTGCTTCGGCAACCAGCTCTTCGGCCGGGCGCTCGGGTTCGGCACGTACAAGCTGAAGTTCGGCCACCGCGGCATCAACCAGCCGGTGATGGACCGGACCACCGGCAAGGTCGAGGTCACCGCGCACAACCACGGCTTCGCCGTCGACGCGCCCACCGACCGCGCCACGACCACCGAGTTCGGCGAGGCCGCCGTGAGCCATATGTGCCTCAACGACGACGTCGTCGAGGGCCTCGAGCTGCACCGCGACGGCCGGCTGGTCGGCTTCTCCGTGCAGTACCACCCAGAGGCGGCGGCCGGCCCCCACGACGCGAACTACCTCTTTGACCGCTTCGTCGACGTCATGTCGGCCGGAAAGGACGCCTGA
- the nusB gene encoding transcription antitermination factor NusB: MAEVAPHYGAQTKARKAALDILFMAEQRDADLSETFAEQRTLTGNPTRELTRSIILGVVEHGHDIDTRIMHATTDAWPIERMPAVDRNLARIAVFEMDYTDTPPQAVIAEAVRLAGDLSTDESPAFLNGLLSKALAEKPTTN, encoded by the coding sequence ATGGCAGAGGTCGCCCCCCACTACGGCGCCCAGACGAAGGCGCGCAAAGCAGCCCTGGACATCCTGTTCATGGCGGAGCAGCGCGACGCCGACCTGAGCGAGACATTCGCCGAGCAGCGAACGCTGACCGGCAACCCGACCCGTGAGCTGACGCGCAGCATCATCCTCGGCGTCGTCGAACATGGTCACGACATCGACACGCGCATCATGCACGCGACCACCGATGCGTGGCCCATCGAGCGGATGCCGGCCGTCGACCGCAACCTGGCCCGCATCGCCGTCTTCGAGATGGACTACACCGACACCCCACCCCAGGCTGTGATCGCGGAAGCTGTCCGACTGGCGGGCGACCTTTCCACCGACGAATCACCGGCGTTCCTGAACGGACTATTGTCCAAGGCGCTGGCTGAGAAGCCCACGACGAACTGA
- a CDS encoding shikimate kinase yields MAIVLIGAPGAGKSTVGKRLARKLGRSFVDVDARIEEVIGKPVAEIFADEGEEHFRRLEEEATIELLGSHEVISLGGGAVMNPAIREALDGHEIIWLKVSIGQASRRVGMNTVRPLLLGNVRGRLIELLRERTPVYEQLATQVVETDGRGSSEVADQLVAERLPAEDAE; encoded by the coding sequence ATGGCCATCGTGCTGATCGGCGCGCCGGGCGCCGGCAAGTCCACCGTCGGCAAGCGGCTGGCCCGCAAGCTCGGCCGCTCCTTCGTGGACGTCGACGCCCGCATCGAGGAGGTCATCGGCAAGCCCGTCGCCGAGATCTTCGCCGACGAGGGCGAGGAGCACTTCCGCCGCCTCGAGGAGGAGGCGACCATCGAGCTGCTCGGCAGCCACGAGGTCATCTCGCTCGGCGGCGGCGCCGTCATGAACCCCGCCATCCGGGAGGCCCTCGACGGCCACGAGATCATATGGCTCAAGGTCTCCATCGGCCAGGCCAGCCGCCGGGTCGGCATGAACACCGTCCGCCCGCTGCTGCTGGGCAACGTCCGCGGTCGGCTCATCGAGCTGCTCCGCGAGCGGACCCCCGTCTACGAGCAGCTGGCGACGCAGGTCGTCGAGACGGACGGGCGCGGCTCCTCCGAGGTCGCCGACCAGCTCGTCGCTGAGCGGCTGCCGGCCGAGGACGCCGAGTGA